One stretch of Priestia megaterium DNA includes these proteins:
- a CDS encoding CoA transferase subunit A, translating into MKQVHTSFKEAVKDIHDGATIMVGGFGLCGIPENLILALVETGVKDLTVISNNCGVDDWGLGLLLKNKQIKKMIGSYVGENKEFERQVLSGEIEVELLPQGTLAEKIRAGGAGIPAFYTPAGVGTPIAEGKEVRVFDGKEYLLEEALKADFSLVRAWKADHMGNLVYNKTARNFSPMIAAAGKVTIAEVEELHPTGSLDPNIIHTPSVYVQSLIIGEQEKRIERLTVQK; encoded by the coding sequence ATGAAACAAGTACATACGTCGTTTAAAGAAGCGGTGAAAGATATTCACGACGGTGCTACGATTATGGTCGGTGGTTTTGGTTTATGTGGAATTCCGGAGAATTTGATTTTAGCGTTAGTTGAAACAGGGGTAAAAGATTTAACCGTAATTTCAAATAACTGCGGCGTAGACGACTGGGGACTTGGACTGCTTCTGAAAAACAAACAAATTAAAAAGATGATTGGTTCTTACGTGGGAGAAAATAAAGAGTTTGAAAGACAAGTATTGTCAGGAGAAATTGAAGTAGAATTGCTACCTCAAGGCACGCTAGCTGAAAAGATTCGCGCCGGCGGAGCGGGCATACCTGCATTTTATACACCAGCGGGAGTGGGAACACCCATTGCTGAAGGAAAAGAAGTTCGCGTGTTTGATGGAAAAGAATATTTACTAGAAGAGGCGTTAAAAGCTGATTTTAGTTTGGTTAGAGCTTGGAAAGCCGATCATATGGGGAACTTAGTGTATAACAAGACAGCGCGCAATTTCAGCCCAATGATTGCAGCAGCAGGAAAAGTGACGATAGCAGAAGTGGAGGAACTTCATCCAACAGGCTCACTTGATCCAAATATTATTCACACACCTAGTGTATATGTTCAATCGTTAATTATTGGTGAACAAGAAAAACGTATTGAGCGTTTAACCGTTCAAAAATAA